CACCCTTTCCCCAATTTCCGCATTTTTGTGAATACGGCAAGCTCCAAGCAATGCTCCCCATATTGGAGCATTAGGCTTCATTGGCATTTCATGGACAAACTTCTCAGCTTCTGCTAGCTTCCCTGCTCGACCTAGAAGGTCAACCATACATCCATAATGTTCCAATCTAGGCTCAAGCCCGTAATATCTTTTCATGTTCTCAAATATTTCGAAACCTCTTTCTACCATTCCGCCATGGCTGCAAGCTGACAACACTGCAGTGAATGTTATGTCTCTAGGGGTTAGCCCTGTCTTCACCATTTCTGAGAAGTATTCAAGTGCCCTCTTGGCATAACCATGCATAGCTAATCCAGCAATCAGGGCTGTCCAACTCAACGCGTCCCTTTCTGGTAGTTCCTCAAAAACCCGAATAGCTTTCTCAATACTCCCACATCTTGCATACAAGTCCACAAGAGCAGTTCCAAGGATTAAATTCATAGTAATGTTATTTCTCACAACATAATCATGAACTCTTTCCCCAAGTTCAAGAGCCCCCAGATGAGCACATGAAGATATCACACTGACCATGACCGTCTCATTTGCCCGTACCCCTTCTGACTGCAAaacttgaaacaattcaacagcCTTCTCAAAATGATTATTCCGAGCATACCCACTTATCATTATGCTCCATGTAACCAAGTTTTTCTCCGGCATTCTATCAAACAATTGACGTGCAGAATGGACATCCCCGCATTTGTTATAACCTGCAATCATGGAAGTCCAAGAGACAACATCTAAACGATTTATTCCGCAAAAAATGTGGCTTGCTGCCTTAATATCCCCAAATGTAGCATACATATGAACAAGGGAATTTTGTATATAAACATCTAACTGAAAACCATGCTTGATGATGTGACCATGGGCTTGAGTGCCCATAGCTACAGACCCCAATTGAGTACATGACTTGACCAAAAATGGGAATGTTATATTATCAGGCAATAGGTCTAGGCGCTGCAATTGGGTATAAAAATGAAAGGACTTGTGTGGGATTTCACTAGCTGAATAACCCCTTATTAATGCATTGTAGATAAAGAGGTTGGGGTTTTCAATTTGGGAAAAGAGCCTTGTGGCATAGTCTAGCAAACTACTTGTTTTGAGTGTGCTGTCAATACAAAAGGCAATCAAACGGCTGGCTGCAAAGACATCAAAGATGATATGGGTTCTTATCATATGACCATGTATGATCTTCAGGTGGGAAAGGGTGGAGCAGGATTCAAGTAACAATAGCTTGGGATTCTTTAGCTTCAGTGTCTTCAATATTAAGCTGCTACTGCTACCATTCATTGTCTAAAACACTATAACATGTTTCAGTTACAAACACCTCAAATGCCAATGGagttgaaaattcaaaattgtgaAGTGCACGTTTGGAGCTAGTAATTATGCCCACATAACATAAAAACGAAAGCAGTGAGAGCGTGACAAGCCATTTCTAGGCTCTACCTTGCAACAACTTATTCTTGTGGTTCTTGCTACTTCATTTTTATATACATGGTAACCCAATGGATTGGTGgatttttttggatttacacCGTTTTGCACTTATGAAATATTAAtagtgtctatatatatatatatattgggttgGGCTTATGTTCAGTGACCAGTTCCATTAGACACATTGAGATGTGGATACGTGTCTAGTTTTGGACATGTGTCCATATCCTAACGTGTCTAGTGGAACTAGCCACTGAACAGAAGCATTTctccatatatttttatataaaagtaaaatagaaTTTATCAAAGTTCTTTTCACAtattgttacattttttttggatatacacgTCActaaaaaaggggaaaaaagtccAATATAGCTAAATGACATAGAAACAtacatttgtttctcaaaaaaataaagaagaagaagatagaaacgtacacaaactttttttttgatatcgTTTAGGGAAGAGAATGCAATATCTAATGTTTAACttaaaattcttaaattaattaaaaattaaaaatttatcacAATTTTAAATTCTACATGGAACTCTTCTAATAAGATTATATACCTCATAACTTTTAGGGGTGAGCAAATAGCTTATGTTGtaacttttaaaagttttaatggCCCTCAGCTTACAATGTTACAAGCACCAGGCAGGTAAGTTCATGGCTCAGCAGAGGTAAAAACTGTGTTATAACTTGTACCCACGCCTAGTTAACAGTTCGGTTTGGATCTCAGGATTTCGGTTAAGTTTATGTTGGAGTTCGGAGCATTCGAAGTTCATGGATTGGCCAGTGTGTCTTAATGGCGGCTCAAGTCCCAGaactcaaaaaaattatcttgtgTATCCGTTTTATAGAGTATGGCCCCATATACTTCTGAGTGCCAGGGCTTTATAGGACGGACGCATAAGATGCTATCTAAGGCCTAAGGTGTTCATTTTTTAATGGTTAAACCCTTTTATAAAAAGGTCACAcctaattataaattgtaaAGTGATGTTAacgatattacaaattttactagaTGAGCTTACAAACCGATGTGTCGtcaattatgagaaaaaaaaaattcaaaaattcatttattagATGATTGAAGCTAGGGCTAAACCAAGCATACCGAGTAGTAGATATTGAAGCTCTGGCTGCTATTCTAGCCCTGGAATTAGCTGCAAAAATTGGCTTGGACAGAATTATGGTGGAGCGGAATTCGAAAATAATTACTGATGCTTTGGACGGTAAAGAAACAGGTCTGGCAGTGTATGGTTTGCTTGTTGAGGATGCATGTGTTTTTGAAAGTAATTTTTCTGAATTATCCTACTCTCATGTTAAGAGGGAGGGTAACGAAGTAGCTCATTGTTTGGCCAagttagagcatctccagcagcttctccaaatttttgtactgtttagagaatgaacagtgacatcTAGCTTTTACCTACCAACTTTTCCAAATACACTTCCAATAGATTCTCTAtcccattctctatctcatttaaatattatttctttattcattgtttattctttttttaatcatcatttattctttttttaacaattatatttttcaatgagaagtgttatgGCCACAACATTTTACgcaatacttttacaacaaaatttatgtggaaagttgttactagttctaatttgaacccactactgaatttttttttttactcgccaatattaattaataacaatctattacttaaaatttattttgaaagtattgtaaaaatattgtggtagtatttttcaattagaattttttatttttatattatttttcttcctttcatttcattttcatccacgtttcatttcttttttttcttttttctttttcttgtttttctcctccacacaagacacacaccccccccccccccccctttctttttattttctttttcacctcaAGAACATTATAGTGCTTcacatcagagagagagagagaagagagatcgGCTTGGGCCTCCACCGCATGCATCTCCACTGCTGCTCGTCGTCCTACCTACCGATCGGCTTGGGTCAGATCAgcttgttcctttttttttttttttcttttttttctttttgtgttttgtgtttggattatgtgaGAAACGGGGTCAGATCGgcttgttcttttctttctttctttctttcttttttttttttttttttttttttttttttttcatatttgcttgttctgattcaactttattttacgaattagattttgttttgtgttttgtgtttggattatgtgagaaacggagagaatgagagaaaaaaaaaaaaaaaaatccggaggagagagaaagaattgatatAATAGTAGTTGGGataattttttgagtaaaaaaattgatttgaaggtgctacagtgttctctagATTTAGAGAACTACTGtagcaacttaaaaaaaaatttggagaaccTGCGCGTGTGGAGAAGCTGCTGGAGTGTGAACAGTAACATTTGGTGGTCCAAAAATGGTTTTACAATggctgctggagatgctcttagagGCTAATTTTACAGATTGTGagtgtttggatggaggatatTCCGCCatcagtttttccttttattcaGGCTAATCTAgcatctttttcaaaaaaaaaaagatagctgttttctttctcaaaaagaaaagaaaaaaaaaagaggtgatTGAAGCTCACTAATCACATTAATTACTACATCAATTTGTATGTTTATGTAGTAAAATCTGTACTACTTTTAGCATTTTATGGAATTATATGATAATAAagtggtttaaaaaaattaaaaaaagttgtatTCTATTTTTCTTACCTCCAAAAATGTTTCCAGTATATTAAACCAATAGAAACTCAAACCAATTGAAAATCATAAATTtgtttgaggaaaaaaaatagttttgagacattgattttaatttttaaatcaatattcTATACGGTAAATTGTCAATATTAACAGTTTACcaccaaaaccaaaattgatAACGATGTATTACTTTATCCAAGATAAAATAAATCTCCTTTtctaaaagaataataaaatttcttcttcttttttattaaattttatgttcGAACCATTATATTTGATTctctatataaaatttatttaatttgcttAGTATTAACTCATCaaatcaacatatcattcactatatgaaatttatttaatttggttagtattgattcatcaaaatatttgtttaattcATCAAATTAACCTTGATTTTGTTAGTActaaatttaattgatattaagtCTAAAAGACTCCATTCATTCAAATTTATTGCCTTAGATGCCCAACTATATCAAGCCGGGCAGTTTTATTACTCCCATGCTGTCGCCTGGCCTTTGAACCCTAAGGGCAATCAATGTTTTCCATTATGCATTAGCTTCTGGGAACACTGCTCTTAACTGCAATTTATAAATCATTCATTCCAATAAAACAGATATTTATAATTCTTTCATTATTGATTtaagaaatgaatt
The sequence above is drawn from the Quercus robur chromosome 7, dhQueRobu3.1, whole genome shotgun sequence genome and encodes:
- the LOC126692777 gene encoding pentatricopeptide repeat-containing protein At5g06540; translation: MNGSSSSLILKTLKLKNPKLLLLESCSTLSHLKIIHGHMIRTHIIFDVFAASRLIAFCIDSTLKTSSLLDYATRLFSQIENPNLFIYNALIRGYSASEIPHKSFHFYTQLQRLDLLPDNITFPFLVKSCTQLGSVAMGTQAHGHIIKHGFQLDVYIQNSLVHMYATFGDIKAASHIFCGINRLDVVSWTSMIAGYNKCGDVHSARQLFDRMPEKNLVTWSIMISGYARNNHFEKAVELFQVLQSEGVRANETVMVSVISSCAHLGALELGERVHDYVVRNNITMNLILGTALVDLYARCGSIEKAIRVFEELPERDALSWTALIAGLAMHGYAKRALEYFSEMVKTGLTPRDITFTAVLSACSHGGMVERGFEIFENMKRYYGLEPRLEHYGCMVDLLGRAGKLAEAEKFVHEMPMKPNAPIWGALLGACRIHKNAEIGERVGKILIQLQPEHSGYYVLLSNIYARANKWENVVTMRKIMKEKGVKKPPGYSLIEMDGKIHNFTMGDKTHPEIEKIEEMWDEILRKIRLAGYTGNTADALFDIDEEEKESALNRHSEKLAIAFGIMKTKAQSPIRIVKNLRVCEDCHTATKLISKVFERELIVRDRNRFHHFKGGACSCTDFW